The Acanthopagrus latus isolate v.2019 chromosome 1, fAcaLat1.1, whole genome shotgun sequence genomic interval CAAATCAAAAGTTTTTGAAGAACTTCCTTAAACACAAAGTAACCTAAAATCATGTAATACAGATAGTTATCGTTGTGATGAAGCAGTGTAACTTAAAGCTGCGCTAATGAATAGTTTTATACTAACAATTGATGAAATGATGTTATAAGTGAACTTAGTATAGGTATGGTGAACATAATGGAGAATTAAGCATGTAAACAGCAAGagatttccatttccattttggTTTAAGTAACAGTAGTTTCACTTCCTTCGTCTCCTATTTTCCgttatttttcctgtttccagtGGAGCGCTTGGAACATTATGTTGACCACGTTGACAACATGGCATCACAAACAAATTGTCATGccaatatttgcatttgtttaggGATAACCGAaccaaaacatttgcagaaggttgtaaaatccaaacaaacaatgcaTAGACAGCAGCTGGTGGGGCTCCTAACATAGGTGACTTCTTCCTCGGCCGAGAAGAAAGTCCCCAGACCAAGTTGTTATGTGAGAGTCTTCGTAGACATTGTGAAATTCTTTCTGTGACTGGTTCATGATTATTTCCACCTAGGTGTTATTTCAGCACATGTTATACATTAAGTTCTTTCTGGAGAACAGAGGAGCCAAGTGAGGCTCCTGGAGGCTTCATCACTAGCTGCATCCTCTTTCACATCACACATCCATTGTTCCATTGCTAGTCTGAACATGATGATTAGTGCAGCTTTCATGAACTAAAATGCCACAAAGAAACTGGTTCGTTGTGTTTTCATGGTGACACCTGCATGAAGAGTCATGCCGATATAGTGTAGATAAatgcaaagagacaaacaaaccattTCCTCTTGGCTTTTTACTATTGCCAGGTCTGCTCCTTTGCTTTGACAGTATTCTCTACCCTTCCTCCAAGTTTTCTTGCCAGTAGAAGTGTAGTAGCAGCTGCCCTCAAATTTTCTCCAGTCAGTGGGGCATGGCTTTGCTGAAAACGCAGTCATCAAAAAGCAATGTGAAAGCATTGGATTTGTTATTCATCAGAAGGCACAGCAGACCTTAAAGTTCTTTCTAGAATGATTTTGACAAGGGCACAACATGCAAATTGCTGGGTGACGACATGTTGCAATATGAAACATCGTTAACATGTTACCTTGAATCTTTGCCTTCAGTTGCTCAATTTCCAATTGCAGCACTTCACTCTCAGCAGTCAGGTTGTCGTTGTTCTTCTCCAGCAGGTCTCTCTCCACAGTTACATTTTGGCAACGGCTTTCCATATCCTGTTTTTCTTGAATCAAGGACCTGTAAGAAGCCTGCAGCTCATCTAAGGATTTCACAAGTAGATCGTATCTGTCCTGCAGACTTTCCTTTTCTGCCGTCAGATTCTGGTGGCTGCTTGCTAGCTTGTCTTTCTCATTGGTAGAGTGGTTGTATCTGTCCTGCAGGTGCTCTATGTCCTTAATCAAGGTGTTGTAATTCAATTGTAGCTGATCTCTTTGTCTGGTTGCGTTATGGTATTTGTTCTTTAAATCGTCTCTTTCCTTGGTTGCTGAGACATAATTGGCCTGTAACTCATTTTTCCTGTTGACCACTTTATcgtgttgtttttgtatcaGGTCTTTGGCTGTAGTCAAGGCATTATTATTAGTTTGGAGCTGGTCATTACTGGCTTTTAGTGCTTCTATCTCCTTAGTTACAGCAGTGTTACTGGCCTGTAACTGGGTTTGGCTACTTTTAAGTTCAGTTACCTGCCTATTCAGTAAGTTGTAGTTGGTCTCTGTGTGCTGATATCTCTCAGATAAGTAAACGTTACTTCTCTGTAATTGAGCATTTGTGGTTGTGAGatcctttgtctgtttttgcactGCCCTCAAATCCTGCTGCAGATTCTCTTTCTCTTTACTCATGGTTTTTAGGTTGTTCTGATGGTCTTGCTCTGCTTTTTGGTCTGCCAAAGATAAGATATATCAGTAAAACAGTGGTTTTATCATGACGTGATAACTTCttaaaacatttgataatttgacagaggaaacaaagagatgGACTCACAGTGAACACTCTGACCTATGACTCCTGAAAACAGGATTAGACACAGCACACCAAGGCAAACTGTAGCGACCCGGAAAGGGCTGTTTCTCATTGCATAGACTGGATGACAGAAGGAgtagaaacagaaacataaaattgaaGAAGTGTTTTGAGGAACTTGTGGTTTTGTGCTTCATCTTCGCTATAAGTGGTGAGTCATGGTGCCTTCAGAAATAAATGTTACTGTTGGTACTGAGGACTATACAGTAGATGGTGATGATTTCCAAGAGAACAGACTGGgagaaaatatattaataaatcatttggtAATGATTACTTCATGAATATCTGTGAATCAACAACTAATTAATTAGTCATTTTTGAATCATGAATTGCAGTTTTCGGGCCTCCTTAAGTAGTGATACAAAATACTGCGTAGTTACCAAGTAGTCCCTTAGTACTTCATGATAACAATTAGCTACTAAGACCCTGTCCGTGCATACAAAGGTGTTCctaaaaacaaagcttttttcaCGCATTCTGACCTTTTGTACAAACATCAAAGGCAAGACAATGacgcagtcacacacactgtcaactCGGAAGTATTTGCATTTGTACCATGACCTaatggatgttatattgtttaGCATTCTATTTAGAAAGACACAGACATTGATATTTAAATGGTTGGgaagacaaataaaaatggGTTCTTGACAGACTTTTGAAGATTGTGTGAAGAGCAGTCAGGTTTCCCTGCATCAGTTATAATATTTTCTGTAGCTAAGCAACCAACCAGATTATACAATCTGCAGCCTTTTTACAATGGCATATGCATGCCCTGTGTACGCGAATGGCCATGAGATTTAGCATTTTCAAGGCTATAGTATAAACATAGATTATTTCTGTAACGGGACTATAACACTCATCTGGAAagaggtttttcttttcaaatacCCTTGTACATGTCGGCCACAGGCCTTTATCTGTAATAACTTGCCAAACATAATTAACGTTAAGTTAAGTATGCAAACCCATTACCTCAAAACAATGTTAtctgttgaaaacttgtatcttgaagaAAACACATGTGTAGCCATGAAAGTTCTGTTGCAATAAGGAACAGTGCAGTCACCGTAATAAAAAGAAAggactttttcattttgtgtccgCAGCATATTCTGCTGCaccacagacaaaacatttttaaaaatgttgcagtTTTAACAACAAGTTATAGAAGTAaacatttttgggaaaaaaagttcaTTTCTATCAAATATACAAGTGTGATTATCCTATGGTATTGTCAGTGGCAATGCTGggtatttcagatttttttatttctttagaaAATAGTTGTGGGCTGCAAAACCAAATCAGTTAgctaaaaaaacattaaaaagcagtTGACAAATTTGTATTGTTACATCTTATAAATTGTTAAATCACCCACGTGTATTTGAAAGGAACTTCAGATGCTTTTACCTGAAGACTGGAGCTTGCTGCCGTCCGTGAAGAATTGCTTATAGCCAATTTTACTGTTCTCCATGTCCATGTTTGTTACTGTGGAGGCCCGGTACTCAACGGCCATGTTTGGATCTGCTTCATGAGCTGCAGTCTTACcagcaaaacactgcagcattaGCTTATGGAAAACTCtttcagtacaaaaaaaatctatccaCGTTCAACAATTTCTCTTTGACTTATGTTGCTCTTCGAAGTTCCTAACAGTGACATATAGAATAACACTGTATAACTGACATTACGTTTTAATGGAATTCAAATGTCTACATACAGTTCTacatttacttgtttgtttgtttgtgttttggcatCTACCCCTGGATAAGAATACCAGACATCAATGCAAGATAGCAACAAAGCAAAACTTACCTCTCCTCGTAGAAATGATCAAAGATTTGGTATAATGAAAGAATTATGTTTTGTGTTCCTGTAAGGTCGCAGCACAGAGGCAGAGCACCTATTGCGTCAATATGTCATACTCACTGTAACGTATGGTGTTCTTTTCACTTGTGACCACTTGTGGGGCAGAAATTGAGGGCTGGCCAGGAGGCGGAGTGAGAAACTCCCTTCTCCCTTAAGCGCAAGTGAGTTAGATGGAGAAATccatttaaaggaatagttcaccaaaaaatgaaaatttcgGGAATTACAATACCACGCTTGTAAAGACAAATACCAGCTCTGAAACAAtctgtcagacataatgtaggtgctaacaAAACTCATTAACCCTCTCTCTGAAGTTatacagtgcagaaacaagtgatggcCAAGACAgtgacaccattcaccctattcCTGAGCAAAAACCtgagagaaatacatttttaaaaaatcaatgtgTCCAGCTCTCAGTTCATTTGTACTTTC includes:
- the LOC119025384 gene encoding C-type lectin domain family 4 member M-like; the encoded protein is MAVEYRASTVTNMDMENSKIGYKQFFTDGSKLQSSVYAMRNSPFRVATVCLGVLCLILFSGVIGQSVHYQKAEQDHQNNLKTMSKEKENLQQDLRAVQKQTKDLTTTNAQLQRSNVYLSERYQHTETNYNLLNRQVTELKSSQTQLQASNTAVTKEIEALKASNDQLQTNNNALTTAKDLIQKQHDKVVNRKNELQANYVSATKERDDLKNKYHNATRQRDQLQLNYNTLIKDIEHLQDRYNHSTNEKDKLASSHQNLTAEKESLQDRYDLLVKSLDELQASYRSLIQEKQDMESRCQNVTVERDLLEKNNDNLTAESEVLQLEIEQLKAKIQAKPCPTDWRKFEGSCYYTSTGKKTWRKGREYCQSKGADLAIVKSQEEMIFINSLYPSDKQVWIGLTDQGVEGNWTWVDGSPLTTTFWGKNQPNSSNGRNQDCAEFRHRATGNGDWNDENCNVEQNWICEM